The genomic window ACTGTTTATTTTGCTGCTCAATTGTGTCAGTTCTGGCCATGAGGACTTCATTTAGCTTGGCTTTACTGTCCCTTTGATAAGTTCAACCACTCCACaccctctgtttttctctttttaaatatttccttattttcttacACTAACAAGATGATTCAGGCTCATCTTGCTTATTTTTCCTGCCCTTGGTCTAAAACCAGCCAATTTTCCAAAGAGTTGTGGCTTATTGGGGTGGGAATAAGACTAGACGCTGGTTCTGGgcaatgtgtgcatgcattgccACTGGAGTGCCActgtctaggttctctaagaaacagagataagaaataaGTGTATGTGGactaatatatacacacatacctatgTTTGCTCCTGAGAAGAGAGGATAGGTGACAGAGGACAGATGAGGGATAGAGGATAGATGGTGCACAGGTAGATTGATGATAGGTAATGGATAAGGGATAGATAGTACACAGGTAGATGATGATAGGTGATGGATAAGGGATAGATAGTACACAGGTAGATGATGATAGGTGATGGATAAGGGATAGATAGTACACAGGTAGATGATGACAGGTAATGGATAAGGGATAGATAGTACACAGGTAGATGATGATAGGTGATGGATAAGGGATAGATAGTACACAGGTAGATGATGATAGGTAATGGATAAGGGATAGATAGTACACAGGTAGATGATGATAGGTAATGGATAAGGGATAGATAGTACACAGGTAGATGATAGGTGATGGATAAGGGATAGATAGTACACAGGTAGATGATAGGTAATGGATAAGGGATAGATAGTACACAGGTAGATGATGATAGGTAATGGATAAGGGATAGATAGTACACAGGTAGATGATAGGTGATGGATAAAGGATCCGTGGTGCACAGGTAGATGATGATAGGTGATGGATAAGGGATAGATAGTACACAGGTAGATGATAGGTAATGGATAAGGGATAGATAGTACACAGGTAGATGATGATAGGTGATGGATAAGGGATAGATAGTACACAGGTAGATGATGATAGGTGATGGATAAGGGATAGATAGTACACAGGTAGATGATAGGTAATGGATAAGAGATAGATAGTATCCAGGTAGATGATGATAGGTAATGGATAAGGGATAGATAGTACACAGGTAGATGATAGGTAATGGATAAGGGATAGATAGTACACAGGTAGATGATAGGTGATGGATAAAGGATAGATAGTACACAGGTAGATGATTATAGGTGATTTATAAGGGATAGATAGTACACAGGTAGATGATGATAGGTGATGGATAAGGGATAGATAGTACACAGGTAGATGATATATGATGGATAAAGGATCCGTGGTGCACAGGTAGATGATGATAGGTGATGGATAAGGGATAGATAGTACACAGGTAGAAGATGATAGGTGATGGATAAGGGATAGGTAATACACAGGTAGATGATAGGTGATGGATAAAGGATAGATAGTACACAGGTAGATGATGATAGGTAATGGATAAGGGATAGATAGTACACAGGTAGATGATAGGTGATGGATAAAGGATCCGTGGTGCACAGGTAGATGATGATAGGTGATGGATAAGGGATAGAAGTACACAGGTAGATGATAGGTAATGGATAAGGGATAGATAGTACACAGGTAGATGATGATAGGTGATGGATAAGGGATAGATAGTACACAGGTAGATGATAGGTAATGGATAAGAGATAGATAGTATCCAGGTAGATGATGATAGGTAATGGATAAGGGATAGATAGTACACAGGTAGATGATAGGTAATGGATAAGGGATAGATAGTACACAGGTAGATGATAGGTGATGGATAAAGGATAGATAGTACACAGGTAGATGATTATAGGTGATTTATAAGGGATAGATAGTACACAGGTAGATGATGATAGGTGATGGATAAGGGATAGATAGTACACAGGTAGATGATATATGATGGATAAAGGATCCGTGGTGCACAGGCGGATGACAGGTACACATAGAGGTGCACACAGAGGATAGATGGTACCCAGGTAAATTATGATATCTTTTATCCTCATCCACCATCACAggatttattcttttgtttctttgtagttCCCCTGACAGAGTGAAATCTGATTAGCTACAATGTATTGATAAACTTGTTTATCTCTAGTGTATACACATAGTTTCgcaagtgtgcatgtgcatgtgtgtgtcactgaATGTGTGTGTAAGCGTGCATGAGGAGGACAGAGGTCAGCAGGCTTCTTCTCAGCTGCTTTCCAATGTTTTGAGACTTTCACTTAACCTGGAACCCACTGAGCTGCCTAACGAGCTCCAGATTATTCTGAAACCATCTTTTTAAGGATaggattacaggtacatgccaCAGTGCCCAGCTTTCCACATGGGTGCCGggcatccaaactcaggtccttgtactTTGTAAGAAGCACTTTTCTAACTGAACCCTCCATAATCCTTAGAGCAGTTGTAGAGATTTGATAGCTCTTGATAGACTTTTATAGAATTGATAACCCTAACTGAGCTTTTCATGGTCCTTAGAACAGTTTTATAGACTTGATAACCCTTCTTCTATCTAAGAAACAAGGTAACAACCAAAGTGCAGTATTTCTGTACAGATCTTTTGTCTTTAGGCTTAAGTAGTCAGAAAGAAACATTGTTTTCCAGTTCTATTAGTGGCCTTCCCTTCATGTCCCTTGGGGAGGTCCATCATGCATTTGTGGCAAGCAAGTCTTTCTTCTTGCTACACTTGAAGCCCATCTCAGGAAGCCCCACATTCTGACTGAGTTTTCTTTACTCACACACAGAAGTTCACTCTTAGGGCTGTGTGGTTCTATGAGCTTTGACTCACTCATGAAGTCAGGTATCCATCACGCTACTACTACAGAGAATATTGCCAGTGCCTTCTTGACGAGACCCTCTGTCATCAAACTCTCCCCTGATCACTCACCACAACTACCTGGCTACTACACCCATGCTTTTGCCTTTTCATAACACCATATAACTGACATCATTTGATATGTGGTCTTTGGACTAGACTGCTTTCACTTAACAAAAGGCATCTGCACCATCTGTGTGGTTGTGAAGATAAATCTACTAGCAGTACTGCTGTCCATGACTGTAAGATGTACAAAAGCTCACGTCTACATTTCCATGCTGAAGGACATCTGTGCTGCTTCCAGTTCTTGATGGTTATTGATAAAGCTATCCTacaagcattgtttaattttgtgtaaacacattttttttattcacttGAATAAGTTTCCTGGAGCAGTTTGGTTTCTACCATAAGCCTGTGTTAACGATGCAAGAAACTTTATCCAGCCACTTTCCAAATGTGTAAGCCACGCTGCATTCTGCAAGAAAggaataaatattctttcttcttcttggctTTATTGGGTGCAACTAGTTTGTTGTCATCAATTTCAGTTTGCATTGAAGCAATAAGTTATTATGGTCTTAGAAATAACTTAGCAATGGATGATGGGAGACATCTACTCAACTGCTTTGCTACCTGCATATCCTTCTTTGATGCacctattacagatggttttgctcagttctttcaaaggaaaatgtaagtacattttatttattctttggaaattttacatgcatgcatatatattaaatacattttgatcacattcatcaCTCTCTCATCCTCCCTAACTCCTGCTAGGCCCATCCCTGCCTTGCCATCCCCTCCCAACattgtgtcctttttttttttaaagagtaataaCAACCCACAAAATCTAATTCATTCAGACTGTGAACTCAAGGGTGTGGAGTCATCTACTGGTCAACCTACCAGGGGCCAAACCCTTATGGAAAACTGACTTCCCCAGCAACTGCCAACTGTCAGTGGTTCCTCAGTTAGGGGAGGAGTCTCAAGAGCTCCTccctgtagtgatgaggtgagcaatcctgcttttcatcctgcttggctcccggctgcctggctagcttatgccccgaaataataacacggaaactgtattcatttaaacactgcctggcccatcatatctagcctcttctcggctaactctcatatattactttaacccatttctattaatgtgtgtagtaccacgaggtggtggcttaccaggaagattctaacctatgttcatcttgggccagagcttcaaaGCATCTAACTCATTTCCCTTcgtcccaacattctgttctgtctactccacccacctatgttctgccctatcaggccaagcagtttctttattaattaaccaataaaagcaacacatagaaagaagactcaCCTACATCACCTTCCCACTGCATGATGAAATGCTGGTGCCTTAATTTTGCCCAGGTTCTGGGAGGAAAGCTGTGAGTTCAGGAGAGTGGAGGTACCCTAATGTTCAGAAGCCAGTTTCACTCcaggcctctctgcctcctctttcatGATGGCCACTGAGCCTTGCAGAGGTGTGATAGAGATGTCCCATTGGTCACTGTTGATCATATTTTATTGGGCTGTTTGCTCATTGTTGAAATTTAAGATATGTATATAATCTGGACACAGGGCTTTTTACCTGATATGTGATgtgtaaatatttttacaaactaggctagttatttttcattttcttaacagCATTTTTCAAAGAGCTAAAGTTTTGATTTGGTCAAGTacagtttataatttttaattgtttcattAAATAAGTCTGGCAATGAAATTTtagcacaaaataaaatttagcacAATGTTTAGAGGTTCTTGGTGTTAACATACAGAAGCTGTACAATTTTGATTGTCACAAGTAGGTCATTGACCAGGAACAAGTTATGCCTTGTGTAGAGTGTCAGGCACATCTCCTTCAGTGccttcttctgttccttttgTTGTTCATCACTGTTCCAGCCATTTGTCAAAAGGAACATTGTCTCATCTAATGATGCCTATATCTCCACCATTCAGCTGGCTGTCTTCTGACGGGCTCTCATCCTGTCCCATTGACCCACAAGTTGATCTCATCAGTCACCCCACCTTGATTGAGGcagttttgtgttattttaaagtTGGTCACTGTGGGCCTCCCATTCACCATCCTTTCAGGACACTTTAACTGTTCCgctcttcttctctttcaaaaatgttttagaaTAACCTGACTGGTACTTCCAAAGCGACTTTCTGGGATTTTAACCAGAGACTACTAAATATGGAAGCCAAactaacttttttctttctttctttctttctttctttctttctttctttctttctttctttctttcttctttctttctttctttctttctttctttctttctttctttctttttttgagttagTTTTCTATataacagccccagctgtcctggaactcacgttgtagaccaggctggccttgaaatcatagagatctgtctgcttttgcctcccaagtactgggattgaaagcatgcaccaccaccacctggctcaaaagTCAAATCTTAATATAAGCCTGTGAGCCTGGTGTgtcttttttctccatttagattTTCTTTGGTTTGTCATTAGCACATAAATCTCCCACCCATTTTATTAGATATAAATGTATATGCTCACTGTATATTAAAACAGCAATAAGAAAGCGACCGTTACAAAATATGAAGACGAGTGGTTTTTGTACATCTTTTCTGTAGCTTGCAAAAATGTTAAGTAGgtactttagaaagaaaatagaaaagattctTCAGCTGTTCCTGTGGTCTTGCTGAATAGTAAAATCTGGGCTGAAGCTGCTGAAAGGCCTTTGAAGAATGAGTCTCCATACTTTTCACGGCATCCACGAACAGAGTCCACATAACGAAAGATACTCAAACTATTTGAAACTAGAGAAACAGAAGCTGAAACTCCACTGAGAACCATACTTTATCTCATACTGGCAACACAACCACATTTGGTGATATACTGTGTGAGGCAGGAAGTGGGGCAGAAGCCCCACCTTCTAACGTGAATCTATACAGAAGACAATCTGACATTACAAAGTCAAAAATGCCTGAAATCCCCTTCCCAGGAACTGGTCCTACAGACATTCTTAGAAAGTAAAAAATGACTTATGTGTGAGGCTGTTAGTTATAGTATGTTCATGTTAGAAGAAAAAGACAGCTCCAGTGTGCACATGTTAGTCTAGCTTTGAACAATATTGTACCATGCAGACTTAAATAAAAATTTGGCCAAACATTTGTATTATTGGcagaagaaatttaagaaaatatagtgATTAGTTAAGCACTATCAGCAATAGCCTTCTAACTAGACCTGCATATCTCAATTAAAATTTTGATGTATTGTCGCATTGAAGCCTGAGGACAAATGGGCTTGTGGCCAGACCTTTTGTGTCATGTCAGCATTttcaataataatgaaagaatgCTAATCATCTTACTGGGGGACTTTTTGCACTTTAACATTGTATTCCTGTCCTCTGGGTGCTGTTAAGGTCTCCTTGAATTCTTGAAGCCTCctgtttttctaaaattattttattaacaacAGTTGACTTAAAGCAAATAAATTTATGCTGTTAAAGTCTTTAATGTTAATTTTACctctatctttaaatttttaacttataTAATGTTGATGCTTGATAAAACATGGACATGTAGGAACCTACGATTGGAATTCTGGGTTCTTGCTCGCTTGGAATGAAGTTTGAAGACTGCCATTTTAGAAAGGTAACCTCAGTTGCATGGGAGGTCCTGGCTGAGCTGTCTCGTGGATCAGGCTGTTGACTGGGAAGAATAAAatagaggcagggaggagacatcGAACAAGACTGTTGAGAACTTCGGAGTTCTAGAACCTCCAGGCAGCTGCAAACAAAGGTGACAAGAATCCTTCCTTTGCCAAGGCTCTACGGAAAGGCCCTTGAGTTAGAGAAGGATCACTTGTGCCTTGTGAGaatcagaaatggcttcaggggATTCAGGAAGGTCCTGGAAACTAAGGATCACTGACTGAGTAAGTAGAATCAGTTCCTTCTCCCCATCACCCAGGAAACTGCTCTACAGATGGCACTGGAAATTTGCCTTCTCAGTAAGAGTGGAATCGCAGCCATCTTACCTGCCCCACAAGGGTAAGCCCTGGCTTCAGAGTGGCTGAACAGTATGCTGAGGGCTGCTCCTGCTGTGATTATTGTCTTGATCTTTTTCAGAGCAGATTCTGATGCAATTGATGAAAACTGACTTGATATGTAGGCTCTGCATCTCATacatcatctgtctgtcttcttgtACCTAGTGTAAAGTCACAGGGCAGCACATTTTCCCACGAAGAGACAGAGAGTACTGTAGGTATTCTAGTGACCTCTACAGTCTGACATGGTTTCTGGGGCCTGGAACTGCACTGTGGAAATAGTCAAGCACAATATACCACCATCCAGGCAGACCCCGGTTCTAATAAAACCTTACTTGGAAAAATAGGTCTAATTTTCTGAGCCTTGTTGTTCACCAGCATCCAGGCACCCCATTCCTTAGAAACTAGAAGACGCACTGTGGTTTCTGCTAGTCCATACTTGCACACCGAGCCCTGCTTTCAAACTTCTCAACTGGGGAATCTATCTCCATGGAAATGACTAGCACCTTGGGAAGATTCTAGGCAATTGCAGAAAACATTAATAGACAAAAACTTTCCAAATCTTGAGCTAGTGTCCTGAGCCATTATCAGAAATACCCGACCAGCCTCACTCCAGCAGAGTTTTTGGTGCCACTTGAAGAAGGCGTTATTTAGATGGGAAAGATCTTGTTGGCAGCCAGTCACCAGCAAGAAAGGCAACTCTTGCTTTTGCACCCCATTTAAATAACTCATTACCAGGTACCTTTGTACGCCCCAACATTTCCCACCCATGTGACCCATTGTCTTCTCTCCCCTCTAAATCATTAGAAGCCAAACATGTTGGGACCTCCACTGGGGTGGCAATGAGGAAGACCTCTCAAAAAAACTCACCACATCCTTTTGTAATGTCGAACgagagacaggctttctcttagCACCTCCCCATCTGGAAAAGCATCTAAATAGGAGCATGGCAGGGATATAGACCCTTCAGCAGACCAGAAGCCCAATGTCCCCACAGGCACTCGTCTGTCCCATCTCTGGCTGCCAAAATTATGAGTGCGTATGTAGAGAATGCCTCGCTCCCTCGGTGTGTTCTTCTTTCCTCGCCTATACGGAGAGTTAAGGTGAACATCTGGATTTCTACCTGGATGTCAGCGAGGAACGGTACATTTCTCCAAGTCTGATTCTAAGGACACAGGAGTAAGAGCCTCCAGTCTTACCCCTGCCCTGTGTTTTATATTTGAGTTGTTTTCTCCCCACCCCCGTAGAGGTTCAGAATGGCTTAATACAGGCAGGACTAAATCAGGTGGGGGTGCCCACAGCAAGAAGTACTAAAGTGGGGCTGCCCACAGCCAACCAGGATGGCTATGCTCTGAAATTCTGGTGACCGGTGCTCCAAGGATGAATCAAGGCTGTCTGACCGCTCTCCGGTTCTTTTGGCAGACTTGGCTTCCTAGGGGACTTGGGGATGAAGGCTGCCGGCGTCTTGGCCCTGATTATCAGCCTCAGCGTCGTTGCAGAATCCAAAGTCTACACTCGATGTAAACTGGCAAAAATATTTGTGAAGGCTGGCCTGGACAACTACGGAGGATTTAGCCTTGGAAACTGTGAGATTTCTCCCCGCCTCCTGGCTCCTTCCACTTTAGCTTATGAGCGTCAGCCTGGAGGTCCTGATCTCCATGTCCCCAGCCTGGCCAGGTTCCACTCCCACCGGAGAGGCTGCTAGCTCTTCACACGTTCTCCTAAGCTGCACACGCTcacccctctctctgtttccccacAGTCCTTGGTTTCTCATTGCTGGAGTCCTGGGGTTATGATCACAGGGAGGGAAAAGAACAACGACACCACCCATCCCACTAGCTTCCCTCGAGAAGGCTCCGTCACTGGCTGCTGTGAAGATTGCGGTTGGCGCCCCTGCTCCTGTACACACTCCCGTGTCCTGCTGATATTTCTCCCTTGTGCACCCCGTCCACGTGTCTGCTGGAAGGGGGCCAGTGCATAGCATGTATAAAAAAATTCACCCCATAAGGCAGGCTGAACTAAGGGACTGTGCTTCCCTTAGATCCTTCTCTCTCCACACAGGGATCTGCATGGCCTATTATGAGAGCCACTACAACACCACAGTCCAGAAAGTGTTGGAGGACGGGAGCACTGACTATGGCATATTCCAGATAAACAGCTTCACGTGGTGCAGAAATGTAAGACTGCAACAGAAAAATCACTGCCATGTTGCCTGCTCAGGTactgtttctgtttgttcaaaTTCTTCATCTTCAGGGGCAAAGATAAGAACATAGATCACAAGAGGTATGTCTGCATCTGCTTTAAAACTCTGAGTTCATATTCACACGTAAGTCTGTTCCTGGGCCAGCAGAGGACTCAGTAGCTTCTCCGATGGCATAGTTTTGCTAACGTCTTATTCGTCCTAGAGCAGTTTTTAGTAAGCCCTCCACGAAAACAGGGCCGAGCAAATGACCTAGGTTTTCCCCTGCATTGAAACCTTTCGGTTTTCCCTATGAATGGAAACATTCCTTGCCAAGTGCACACCAGAACCAATGGTCTTTGTGCACTGAACTCTATGTTTCTTTGTGTGGATTACAACAATGGGGCTCAGCTTCCATTGCTTAAAGAGTAGAAATTAAACTAGGATTTGCTTGCTGCTCTTTGCCCCTGTTACTCACGGGAGACAAGTGTGACCCggactgagagaagaaaacaataaaacacaacaTGCCTGAGCTCTGCTTTACCAAGCCTCACCCAAGAGAGTGTGTGCTGATAGAAAAGCTAACTCGATGGCTGGCCAGGAggggatggatggattgatgtgggctccaggggtaaatgatattttaagaaattttcaaAGCTGGGAATCTAGCTCGGTGGCATTTAGAGTTTGTCTGACATGCTGGAGACCCTAAGGTCAATGCCTGGTTccacaaaaaagagagagagagagagagagagagagagagagagagagagagagagagagagaaaagaaaagaaaaaaacaaaatctcatgGAAAACTCTGAATGGGGACATGGAAGACAAACAGGACTTGAGAATCTAGAGACAGAGAAAAGTCATTCTAGGCAAAGCTAATGGCCAAACAAAGACCTGCATGGAGGGGGTTGACACATTCTTcctaaagggaaggagagaatccTGAAGAATCACAGCAAACATGGTAGGAAAAGCTGGGAACTGCCGGTAGAGGGGTTGGTGACTGCCCGTCTAAGAAGTTTGCCTTGATTTCTGCCTGCAGTGGGCAGACAGCCATGGTCATCCCATTTAGCACTGATTGCAGAGGACTGGTTTGCAAGAATAGCATGAAGGAGGCCAAAGAGGACACCACCTCAGTGTAACCATTGTGAGAAAGTGTTCTTGCCAAGTGCATAGCAGAAGCGAGGATCTTTGTGCactgaactttttcttttctaggtaAAACATTTCCTTAGACGTTGGAGAAGAAAAACCTAGGAGTCTATGCATGAATTTAACTCAACCGATCCCATGTTGCCGTTTCACACAGTTGCCCAGCAGAGCTCAGTAGCAATGGTGCTCATagagggaggggctgcaggcGAGGAAGCAGAGCTATGACACAGGTGGGGAAGATCCGGGAAGATTGCTGTGTTCTTCTTCCTAGTTAATTCACTAGTACCTAGTACATTATCTGGCCATAGTTGGGGCTCAATAAATGTTCACTTATTAAAGATATGAATGCAAAGAATGAAGGACAGGACTGAAATCAGTCAGAAAATACTCTGGGTCAACTTCTTTGGGAGCAGAAAACAAactatgttttaattaatttttgtttcatcAAGGTAAGCAGATAGAGAGCTGAATCAGGCATCGATTTATTGAGTGTTCATACCCAACATTAATATAGAATGGTCACCACGTTCTGGGGCAAATCACCCAGCTATTTACTAGCCCTTCATAGAAAACGTTATTTTGGCAGGCCCAAGGTCTGCTTTTCCCCCTTgattctaatttctttttcttctggatCCATTTCAAACAAATTCGTACTATCTTACAGGTGAGAGCTATTGATGGTCCACAGAAGATGCCTTTTTGATTTTTTATcttctgtgctaaaaccatctcTATCTTTGATAAGACTTTTCAGCTTGCTGAGGGGCAGATCAGTCCCATTGCATTCTCTAGGAGCTTGTAGTAGGGGCTTCCTGCTTGTTGAAGGAGCTGggggcctcttcccacagtccggctcccggccgcctggctagcttataccctgaaataacaacacacaaactgcatttatttaaacactgcctggccaatttctattaatgtgtgtagcaccgaggtgcgcttcccgggaagattctagcctacgtccatcctgggtcagagcttcatcacgtctgcccgggagaggggagcatggcctctcagctcacttcctcttcctcccagcattctgttctctttactccacctacctatgttctaacctatcagggccaagcagtttctttattaattaaccaatgaccttcctccatcacctgctaAGTGTGGTAATCAGAGCAGCACATTCCCTGCACCCAGAGCTGAACAGGGCACTTCAGAATGTTTGTTCTCTGCTGAGGTTGATTTCAATGATTTCTTCGATTGCTTTAGGAAGCAGCTAGAGCACTAATGAGACACACCTCCAAGCGTGTCTGTGAGGGGGTTTGCTGAGAAGTTTAGCTGAGAAAGGAAGACATGCCCAAAATGTGGGCAGCACCCTTCCAAGGATGGGATAATAAGAGTGAATGGAGCCAGGCTCACAGATACACACTTTAACCTTAGCACTCGGGAAGGAGCCAGGCTCACagatgcacactttaatcccagcacccgggagataggtgagtttgaggccagcctagtgtacaaaatgagttccaagacatccagagCAATATAGTgagtttgtctcaaaaacagacaaataagaaagacagaaagaaggaaaggaagaaggaaggaaggaaggaaggaaggaaggaagaaaggaagaaaggaagaaaggaagaaaagaaaaaaaaaccaggaaagtTGAGTGAAAGGAGATGGGAGCTGAGcgcattcatctctctgcttctgtacTGGGACACAATGGTGACAGTCTGCCTCATGTTCCTATTGCCAcccatgcctttcccaccatgatggactgattCCCCTCAAAAATCTTTCAttcctttccctttattttttttcataacaaCAAGAAAACATCTAATACACCATTTCATCCCTTAAACCAATAAGTGTATGACCTTACTTGGCAAAAAACACTTCAAAATTGTGACTGTGTGTACTGAGTTTGTGCAAGAGAGAAATATCTGATGAAATGATTAGAACCAATGTAAGCACGTGAGTCCTTGGAAGCAGAGCGTCTGCCTTTTGAGGTCACAGGGGGGCAGTAACAGAGACAAAGATTAGAGACTCAACCAATATTGCTGTCTTGGAAAATAGTTGAGTGAGACATGAACCAAGCAATGTGGGTGGCCTGCAAAAGCTAGGGGTGTCTCCTATATTatatcaagcaagcaagcagacacCTCAGTCCTACAACCAGAGGGGGACTAaatattatcaaaacacaaacaagcaaggaAGCGAGCTCTCACCTAGACCATTCCAAAAGGAAAGCATGAGCCAATGCATGATTTTTAACACAGCTGATCCCACATTGCCCCATCAGGAAACTACAAGGAGAGCTTGTGCTGTGGATGCCATGATGCTTGGGGGCCATTTGCTTGGGCAGAAAGAGAAACCTAATACACTTCATCCCTACTTACAGTCACTGTGTTCATTGGGAGTCACTGAGAAAGCTAGGGCAAGGCACAGTCTAGGGAAAAGGAGTGTCTtgagaacaaaatgaagaaagagcTCTTGTGATTTAGCAAGCAGTGGCAGAAAGGAACGCTTGCAGAAGTAGAGAAGAAAAACACCATGAGGAAATCTCTAATAGCAacatgggagaaagagagagagagaaaacaggagaaaTACTGACAAGAAAATGAACGATACTACAAAATACAAGGATATGACCCTtgacaggagagaggaggagtGCAGAATCTTTCATGAAGTTCCCATGTCCACTCACAGCACGTGAGACCTACTATGTAAGGGAGGCTCACACTCAGGCATACTCCCCAAACTCCAGAACAGTAAAGAGAAACGAAATCCACTGTGCGTTTTCACTAGGAAAATGAGGGCTTGTGGTCCATACCAAAGATTAAGCATAGAATGAGCAACATAAAATTTCTCAACTGCAACTCTGGTAGTAGAAGAGGAACAATGTGCCCAAACCTTTGAAGAAGAATAGCTTCCCATAGAAGTTCCTATATCAGTCAAAGCGTTGATACATTTTGAATATATCGTGAACACATTTGTAGGCAAGTTGCTAAAAACTAAAAACTATTCCTCTagcctaactcctcccagatccacccctcCCTTACAAACACACTCAACTttgacctttctttcttccccccacccccctctttctttctttcctccaccGAGTCTAGTCTGTGTTGCTCAAGCAGTCTTAGAAGTCGGGTGTAAAGTGTG from Microtus pennsylvanicus isolate mMicPen1 chromosome 4, mMicPen1.hap1, whole genome shotgun sequence includes these protein-coding regions:
- the LOC142848952 gene encoding lysozyme-like protein 1 codes for the protein MKAAGVLALIISLSVVAESKVYTRCKLAKIFVKAGLDNYGGFSLGNWICMAYYESHYNTTVQKVLEDGSTDYGIFQINSFTWCRNVRLQQKNHCHVACSALITDDLTDAILCAKKIVKETQGMNYWQGWKKHCEGKDMSEWKKGCEVS